One window of the Zea mays cultivar B73 chromosome 3, Zm-B73-REFERENCE-NAM-5.0, whole genome shotgun sequence genome contains the following:
- the LOC103651766 gene encoding uncharacterized protein produces the protein MPTEPDPYSILMWHDYSPPSPPTPPPNKFQHPSSPMATCEGDLHGKWDFHTRCEVSKEVELDSDIYITGNDSLMLLSGTSLTCEKYGCIISANFSGEVCLSHDIHVTADRVSLVATNITVADTVIVNTTALAGDPPDRTSGVPTGTHSDGGGHCGRGASCFVKQGQTQQDSWGGDAYAWSDLEHPWSYGSKGGSTSVEKHYGGVGGGIVWLFAKDLVMNGTVLANGGDSNEKGGGGSGESIFIRAASM, from the exons ATGCCGACAGAGCCGGACCCGTACTCGATCCTGATGTGGCACGACTACTCGCCGCCGTCGCCCC caactccgccgccgaa caagttccaacacccgtCGTCGCCGATGGCGACATGTGAGGGGGACCTCCACGGGAAGTGGGACTTCCACACGCGCTGTGAGGTCTCCAAGGAAGTGGAGCTGGACAGCGACATCTACATCACAGGGAACGACAGCCTCATGCTCCTCTCTGGCACCTCCCTGACATGCGAGAAGTACGGGTGCATTATATCCGCCAATTTCTCAGGCGAGGTGTGCCTCAGCCACGACATCCATGTCACAGCCGACAGGGTCTCACTAGTTGCCACCAACATCACGGTCGCTGACACGGTCATTGTGAATACCACCGCGCTCGCTGGTGATCCGCCTGACCGGACCAGTGGCGTTCCCACAGGGACGCACAGCGACGGTGGCGGGCACTGTGGCCGTGGCGCCAGCTGCTTCGTCAAGCAAGGGCAGACACAGCAGGATTCATGGGGCGGCGATGCCTATGCATGGTCTGACCTCGAACACCCCTGGAGCTACGGGAGCAAAGGGGGCTCGACCAGCGTTGAGAAGCACTATGGTGGTGTCGGTGGTGGCATCGTGTGGCTGTTTGCTAAGGACCTGGTCATGAATGGCACAGTTCTTGCCAACGGTGGGGATAGCAATGAGAAGGGTGGAGGTGGTTCTGGAGAGAGCATCTTTATAAGGGCTGCATCGATGTGA